The following are encoded in a window of Methanococcus voltae genomic DNA:
- the hmdB gene encoding 5,10-methenyltetrahydromethanopterin hydrogenase cofactor biosynthesis protein HmdB, producing the protein MSLGEIRNNFQELNSKIHKIMAEDFNIAEITDETSLAEYITNYDYTNEEYVNLLQKNNLSNSLITKKQALELFSISKIADYLELFSISSQLRDLFFDSIEITSTIHITNICSVVPKCKYCGYAAGTSTEGYVKPFRTSDEMIQNSAKAIQSSGLKRVSCSSGHGYDGLEVLRALKNVKKVSNLKVLVNAGADLTENCIIHLKNNNVDTICCNLESINENVFNSVKPGEKLQDRIEVCENILKHEVELSSGLLIGIGESYEDRVNHLNFLKDLNVQEIPIMGFNPYKNTPMEHHPKCSALEQAKTIAITRLMFPNIRITSPTPTIGAELMQYALMAGASNVATVIPDNHPMNIVGVGSPKTGNLNNVCKMIEELGLKPDIICK; encoded by the coding sequence ATGTCACTTGGTGAAATAAGAAATAATTTTCAGGAATTAAACTCAAAAATCCATAAAATAATGGCAGAAGATTTTAATATTGCTGAAATTACGGACGAAACAAGTTTGGCGGAATATATTACTAATTATGATTATACAAATGAAGAATATGTTAATTTGCTCCAAAAAAATAACTTATCAAATAGTTTAATTACAAAAAAACAAGCTTTAGAACTTTTTAGTATCTCAAAAATAGCTGATTATTTAGAATTATTTTCAATTTCTTCACAATTGAGGGATTTATTTTTTGATTCTATTGAAATAACTTCTACAATACACATTACAAATATTTGTAGTGTAGTTCCAAAATGTAAATATTGTGGTTATGCCGCAGGAACATCTACGGAAGGTTATGTAAAGCCTTTTAGGACTTCTGACGAAATGATACAGAATTCTGCGAAAGCAATACAATCTTCGGGACTTAAAAGAGTAAGCTGTTCATCAGGACATGGTTATGATGGTTTAGAAGTATTAAGAGCTTTAAAAAATGTTAAAAAAGTTTCTAATTTGAAGGTTTTAGTTAATGCAGGGGCAGATTTAACTGAAAACTGTATAATTCATTTAAAAAATAATAATGTTGATACAATATGTTGTAATTTAGAAAGTATCAATGAAAATGTATTTAACTCCGTAAAACCGGGTGAAAAATTACAGGATAGAATAGAAGTATGTGAAAACATATTAAAACACGAAGTTGAACTTTCTTCAGGACTTTTAATTGGAATAGGTGAATCTTATGAAGATAGGGTTAATCATTTAAATTTTTTAAAAGATTTAAATGTTCAAGAAATTCCGATAATGGGATTTAATCCATACAAAAATACACCTATGGAACATCATCCAAAATGTTCAGCATTGGAGCAAGCAAAAACAATAGCAATTACAAGGCTAATGTTCCCAAATATTAGGATAACTTCCCCTACACCAACCATTGGGGCAGAATTGATGCAATATGCGTTAATGGCTGGAGCAAGTAATGTGGCTACTGTGATTCCAGATAATCATCCAATGAATATTGTGGGTGTGGGAAGTCCAAAAACAGGTAATTTAAATAACGTGTGCAAAATGATTGAAGAACTTGGATTAAAACCTGATATTATTTGTAAATAA
- the hmd gene encoding 5,10-methenyltetrahydromethanopterin hydrogenase, whose amino-acid sequence MKVAILGAGCYRTHAASGITNFSRVSEVAKKVGIPEIAMAHSTIAMGAELLHLIDEIDEVVVSDPCFAEENEIVVLDNFDYAKVMEAHLAGKAEEVMPEIREAVKAKAKELPKPPKACIHFVNPEKIGLKVTADDNEAVKDADIVITWLPKGGSQPAIIEKFAANIKEGAIVTHACTIPTPKFAKIFKDLGRDDLNIIAYHPGSVPEMKGQVFLSEGFADEETVEKFFKIANTARGVAFKMPANLISPVCDMGSAVTAPVYAGILAYRDAVTQILGAPADFAQMMADEAISQVLELMRNEGINNMEEKLDPVALTGTADSMCFGPLADILPASLKVLEKHGKQ is encoded by the coding sequence ATGAAAGTAGCAATATTAGGTGCAGGATGTTATAGAACACACGCCGCATCTGGAATTACAAACTTTTCAAGAGTTTCAGAAGTGGCTAAAAAAGTAGGTATTCCAGAAATTGCAATGGCACACTCAACAATTGCAATGGGTGCAGAATTATTACATTTAATTGATGAAATTGACGAAGTAGTAGTTTCAGACCCTTGCTTTGCAGAAGAAAACGAAATTGTGGTATTAGATAACTTTGATTACGCTAAAGTAATGGAAGCACATTTGGCAGGAAAAGCTGAGGAAGTTATGCCTGAAATCAGAGAAGCAGTTAAAGCTAAAGCAAAAGAATTACCAAAACCACCTAAAGCATGTATACACTTTGTAAACCCTGAAAAAATAGGTTTAAAAGTTACTGCAGATGATAACGAAGCAGTTAAAGATGCAGATATTGTTATAACTTGGTTGCCAAAAGGTGGAAGCCAACCTGCAATTATCGAAAAATTCGCAGCAAACATTAAAGAAGGTGCAATTGTTACACACGCATGTACAATTCCAACCCCTAAATTTGCTAAAATCTTTAAAGATTTAGGTAGAGACGATTTAAACATAATCGCTTACCACCCAGGCTCAGTTCCTGAAATGAAAGGACAAGTATTCCTTTCAGAAGGATTTGCAGATGAAGAAACAGTTGAAAAATTCTTTAAAATTGCAAACACTGCAAGAGGTGTAGCTTTCAAAATGCCAGCTAACTTAATTAGCCCGGTATGTGATATGGGTTCAGCGGTTACTGCACCAGTTTACGCAGGTATTTTAGCATACAGAGATGCAGTTACTCAAATTTTAGGAGCTCCAGCAGACTTTGCACAAATGATGGCAGACGAAGCTATTAGTCAAGTTTTAGAATTAATGAGAAACGAAGGAATTAACAATATGGAAGAAAAATTGGACCCTGTAGCTTTAACAGGTACTGCAGACAGTATGTGTTTTGGTCCATTAGCTGATATATTACCAGCTTCCTTAAAAGTTCTCGAAAAACACGGAAAACAATAA
- a CDS encoding cyclase family protein, with amino-acid sequence MNLKNTFAEPIILSHNLTNFVFPGDPEYKIFKICFDKFNISKLELNSHLCTHIDFPGHIGTNNGNNNNNNNNISKPYLKLKNKKIIYENALCIEYNSEYTEYFEIEDKFQELKDFIIKNNVKILILNTNMYKLWGNSEYFDYDLNLDKYLEKILNLDIDIIATDCASIGEYTMHKKLLDKILVIENLTNLELLDNKIFIFLGMPLDINIPDGSPINVIGFFNIY; translated from the coding sequence ATGAATTTGAAAAATACTTTTGCAGAGCCAATAATATTAAGTCATAATTTGACAAATTTTGTTTTTCCAGGCGACCCGGAATATAAAATTTTCAAAATATGCTTTGATAAATTTAATATATCAAAATTGGAACTTAATTCACATTTGTGTACCCATATTGATTTTCCAGGTCATATTGGGACTAATAATGGCAATAATAATAATAATAATAATAATATTTCAAAACCTTATTTAAAATTAAAAAATAAAAAAATAATTTATGAAAATGCACTATGTATTGAATATAATTCAGAATATACGGAATATTTTGAAATTGAAGATAAATTTCAAGAGTTAAAAGACTTTATTATAAAAAACAATGTTAAAATATTGATTTTAAATACAAATATGTATAAATTATGGGGCAATTCAGAATATTTTGATTATGATTTGAATTTAGATAAATATTTAGAAAAAATTTTGAATTTAGATATTGACATAATAGCTACAGATTGTGCTTCTATTGGGGAATATACAATGCATAAAAAATTATTGGATAAAATATTGGTAATCGAAAATTTAACAAATTTGGAACTATTGGATAATAAAATTTTTATTTTTTTAGGTATGCCATTAGATATTAATATTCCTGATGGGTCCCCTATTAATGTTATTGGATTTTTTAATATATACTAA
- a CDS encoding histidinol phosphate phosphatase domain-containing protein, which yields MRHDFHAHTLYSDGELLPSELIRRAIALKHKTIALTDHGDISNYKELIRMGLETKNELKNYWGINVIAGIELTHIPPKSIPKLAKKCKDEGAELVVVHGETLVEPVEEKTNYYTSLSSDVDILAHGGLIDQETAQNLKENDIYLEITSRKGHSLSNGCVLNVSRKYGIPTVINTDSHAPSDLISYEFAKKVGLGCGMTFEEVEKSLTTNPLNLLEKIGIKK from the coding sequence ATGAGACATGATTTTCACGCCCATACTCTATATAGTGATGGAGAATTACTGCCATCAGAACTTATAAGAAGAGCTATAGCTTTAAAACATAAAACTATTGCATTAACCGACCACGGAGACATTTCTAATTACAAAGAATTGATAAGAATGGGTCTTGAAACCAAAAATGAGTTAAAAAATTATTGGGGCATCAATGTGATTGCAGGAATTGAATTAACACATATACCTCCAAAATCAATACCTAAACTTGCAAAAAAATGCAAAGACGAAGGTGCTGAATTAGTCGTGGTACATGGAGAGACGTTAGTAGAACCTGTTGAAGAAAAAACAAACTATTATACGTCATTATCTTCCGATGTAGATATACTAGCACACGGTGGATTAATAGACCAAGAAACTGCTCAAAATTTAAAAGAAAATGATATTTATTTAGAGATAACCTCCAGAAAAGGTCATTCATTATCAAATGGGTGTGTTTTAAACGTTTCTCGAAAATATGGTATCCCTACAGTGATTAATACTGATTCACACGCCCCAAGTGATTTAATTTCTTACGAATTTGCTAAAAAAGTAGGTTTAGGCTGTGGAATGACTTTTGAAGAAGTTGAAAAATCACTTACGACCAATCCATTGAATTTACTTGAAAAAATAGGAATAAAAAAATAA
- a CDS encoding CBS domain-containing ParB/RepB/Spo0J family partition protein, with translation MSVREYMTKKVNTLPLDATVCDAIKLVEDTTHDTFPIVESGKLLGIVSVHDLIGKEKDEKIKNIMTDIGEMVVTYPDADILNMGRIMFRTGFSKLPVVGKNNNLMGILTNTDVLRSQIEKTTPKKLEKIVKTYRNLGYDLEVYKDVIDVEDLKPTQNKVYEDELYGRIYELERGLAEPLIVIKTNLIKYLIIDGHHRAVAANKIKVDKLDAYVLNVKTSKKLGIQKTAEKQGLNSLCDIKVLDPSNDINNDICSLKIYE, from the coding sequence ATGAGTGTAAGAGAGTATATGACCAAAAAAGTTAATACATTACCATTGGATGCTACCGTATGCGATGCAATAAAACTCGTAGAAGATACTACTCACGATACTTTTCCGATTGTAGAATCTGGAAAACTATTAGGGATAGTTTCTGTACACGATTTGATTGGAAAAGAAAAAGACGAAAAAATAAAGAATATTATGACAGACATCGGTGAAATGGTTGTAACATACCCTGACGCAGATATATTAAATATGGGGAGGATAATGTTCCGAACTGGTTTTTCAAAACTGCCTGTTGTGGGTAAAAATAATAATTTAATGGGCATACTTACAAACACCGATGTTTTAAGGTCTCAGATTGAAAAGACAACCCCTAAAAAATTGGAAAAAATTGTTAAAACCTATCGAAATTTAGGTTATGATTTGGAAGTTTATAAAGATGTGATTGATGTAGAGGATCTTAAGCCAACTCAAAATAAAGTCTATGAGGATGAGTTATATGGCCGGATTTATGAATTAGAACGTGGTTTGGCAGAGCCTTTAATCGTTATCAAAACAAATCTTATTAAATACTTAATTATAGATGGCCATCATAGGGCAGTTGCAGCGAATAAAATAAAAGTTGATAAATTAGATGCTTATGTATTAAATGTAAAAACGTCTAAAAAATTAGGAATTCAAAAAACAGCAGAAAAGCAAGGTTTAAACTCTTTATGTGATATAAAAGTTTTAGACCCTTCTAATGATATTAATAATGATATATGTAGTTTAAAAATATATGAATAA
- a CDS encoding DHH family phosphoesterase, translating to MILAIGYGAFGRKVVNCAKKLDKLTIIDINEDVFESLSNGTFNHIVGDAGQLEVLQRAKITEADTILIMTNNNELNRKIAELIQSINDRAYVIVRGIVKYPELYEGLNVDKVIYPLESAAKDVVHEIQKSKLRRKLLDLRKIVEDAKTKYNNLCSDENNLDDCCFDAHFLIMLHNNPDPDAMASAMALKTILDRWGASSKIAYAGKIGYDENKAMVNLLGIKLKNILEVDMNKYCGIAIVDSSSYNSLYSEIDRSRDIDILLDHHKDGDIAANYSDIQTEAGATATILTTYLIQLGIEPDRHLATALYYAIVSDTNNFKRNASKMDFEIASYLQGLMDTKVLEMIENPEMETETMDVLAKAISNRKIIKGNIALSYVGNIKNRDALPRAADFLLKMEGIYTTYIFGISDDNIHISARTKDLRVDLGALMNEAFMGGGHQASAAACIPLGIFESVSDKVSLRQLVEEAIQNKILSTMGIYEDESSNNTSE from the coding sequence ATGATATTAGCAATAGGTTATGGTGCATTTGGTCGTAAGGTAGTAAATTGTGCTAAAAAATTGGACAAACTTACTATAATAGACATTAACGAAGATGTTTTCGAATCGTTAAGTAATGGAACATTTAACCACATTGTGGGTGATGCGGGGCAATTAGAAGTTTTACAACGTGCTAAAATCACCGAAGCTGATACAATATTAATTATGACGAATAATAATGAGTTAAACCGTAAAATCGCAGAATTAATTCAGTCTATAAATGATAGAGCGTACGTAATTGTAAGGGGTATCGTAAAGTATCCTGAACTTTATGAGGGTTTAAATGTTGATAAAGTTATTTACCCATTAGAGAGTGCGGCTAAAGATGTAGTGCACGAAATACAAAAATCAAAATTAAGAAGGAAATTATTGGATTTAAGGAAAATAGTTGAAGACGCAAAAACTAAATATAATAATCTTTGTAGCGATGAAAATAATTTGGACGATTGTTGTTTTGATGCGCATTTTTTAATAATGCTACATAATAACCCCGACCCTGACGCAATGGCAAGTGCAATGGCTCTAAAAACTATTTTGGACAGATGGGGTGCATCTTCAAAGATTGCATATGCTGGAAAAATTGGTTATGATGAAAATAAGGCAATGGTTAATTTATTAGGGATTAAGTTAAAAAATATCTTAGAAGTGGATATGAATAAATATTGTGGTATTGCGATAGTTGACTCTTCGAGTTATAATTCACTATATTCTGAGATTGATAGGTCTCGTGATATCGATATTTTGTTGGACCATCATAAAGATGGGGATATCGCCGCTAATTATTCGGATATCCAAACAGAGGCAGGTGCAACTGCAACTATATTAACGACTTATTTAATCCAACTGGGTATAGAACCCGATAGGCATCTTGCAACTGCATTATATTACGCAATAGTTTCAGATACTAATAATTTCAAAAGAAATGCTTCTAAGATGGATTTTGAAATTGCGAGTTATTTGCAAGGTTTAATGGACACAAAAGTACTGGAAATGATTGAAAATCCTGAAATGGAAACTGAAACTATGGACGTTTTGGCTAAAGCTATTTCAAATAGAAAAATAATTAAAGGAAATATTGCACTTTCCTACGTTGGAAATATCAAAAATAGAGACGCATTGCCTCGAGCTGCGGATTTTTTACTTAAAATGGAAGGTATATACACTACATATATATTTGGTATTTCAGATGATAATATCCATATTAGTGCGAGAACTAAGGATTTAAGAGTTGATTTAGGTGCTTTGATGAATGAAGCTTTTATGGGTGGTGGTCATCAAGCTTCTGCAGCGGCATGTATTCCTTTGGGAATTTTTGAATCAGTATCTGACAAAGTTTCTTTAAGACAATTGGTTGAAGAAGCTATTCAAAATAAAATATTGTCTACAATGGGAATCTATGAAGATGAATCTTCAAATAATACTTCCGAATAA